In the Bacillus sp. SM2101 genome, GGCATTTTTTTATTGTTCATACTCGGAATTATGGCCTGGATTGGTCCAAGCTTGACCCCATATGATTATGCGTCAAATGATTTAACCCAAGCGAATAAAGCACCTTCAAGTGAACATTGGTTTGGCACTGATAGCTTGGGGCGTGACGTGTTTACTAGAATTTGGCATGGAGCACGAATTTCATTGTTTATCGGTTTAGCAGCTGCAACAATTGATTTAATTATCGGTATCATTTGGGGTGGTTTAGCAGGTTACCTTGGCAAACGAACGGATGAAATATTAATGCGTATCGCCGATATTTTAACAGCTGTTCCATATTTGTTAGTTGTAATTTTGCTAATGGTCGTATTAGAACAAGGCTTAACAACAATGATTATTGCGATGTCTATAACCGGCTGGATTAATATGGCTCGAATCGTTCGTGGGCAAGTCCTTCAACTAAAATCGCAGGAATATGTGTTAGCAGCTCAAACGCTAGGTGCAAATACGAAAAGAATTATGGCTCGACATT is a window encoding:
- a CDS encoding ABC transporter permease; amino-acid sequence: MDKQLEESQTIQQNLPKELFERTKSEAHEAEKLGKSITFWKDVWLRFKSNKLAVFGIFLLFILGIMAWIGPSLTPYDYASNDLTQANKAPSSEHWFGTDSLGRDVFTRIWHGARISLFIGLAAATIDLIIGIIWGGLAGYLGKRTDEILMRIADILTAVPYLLVVILLMVVLEQGLTTMIIAMSITGWINMARIVRGQVLQLKSQEYVLAAQTLGANTKRIMARHLVPNSMGPILITMTLTVPAAIFTEAFLSYLGLGVPAPLASWGTMASEGVPAMKYYPWQLFFPAIFICLTIFAFNVVGDGLRDALDPRLRK